A genome region from Glycine max cultivar Williams 82 chromosome 5, Glycine_max_v4.0, whole genome shotgun sequence includes the following:
- the LOC100820380 gene encoding PLASMODESMATA CALLOSE-BINDING PROTEIN 1: protein MNARSCHLVLLFSLCLFFGSGLGTTKILTNDKKQEIFSSSELGTQLDDVPIVGNPNTPPQTPDTSGQNPTAPNTNPTTPTTTPTSSGGQWCVAKQGASDADLQVALDYACGIGRADCSAIQPGASCYNPNTVRDHASYAFNNYYQKNPIPNSCVFGGTASLTNNDPSYKDCKYASPKSTSTNQPSQAPTVISPPSAPTVVSPPSPPLFVSPPTPPGTLNPGGGSNVFGSEPKGNPNTATSAFYSLLLLFTCGLLASLQLANYI, encoded by the exons ATGAATGCTAGAAGCTGCCACCTCGTGTTGTTATTCTCCTTATGTCTTTTCTTTGGTTCAG GTCTAGGAACAaccaaaatattaacaaatgacAAAAAACAGGAAATCTTCTCATCATCGGAATTGGGTACTCAATTAGATGATGTCCCTATCGTGGGAAACCCTAACACTCCTCCTCAAACACCTGACACATCAGGGCAAAACCCCACGGCCCCAAACACAAATCCAACAACCCCAACCACAACACCAACATCATCAGGTGGTCAATGGTGTGTTGCTAAACAGGGAGCTTCGGACGCTGATCTACAGGTTGCTCTTGACTATGCTTGTGGGATTGGACGTGCAGACTGCTCAGCAATACAACCAGGAGCAAGCTGCTATAATCCGAACACTGTCCGTGATCATGCTTCCTATGCATTCAATAACTACTACCAGAAGAATCCAATACCTAACAGCTGTGTATTTGGAGGAACAGCATCCCTTACAAACAATGATCCAA GTTACAAGGATTGCAAATACGCATCACCCAAGTCAACAAG CACAAATCAACCATCACAAGCACCAACAGTTATCAGCCCACCAAGTGCACCAACAGTTGTCAGCCCACCGAGTCCGCCATTATTTGTCAGTCCACCAACTCCACCAGGCACGCTAAATCCCGGTGGCGGATCAAATGTCTTTGGTTCAGAACCAAAAGGAAACCCCAACACAGCCACATCTGCATTTTATTCCCTGCTTCTGTTGTTCACATGTGGCCTGTTGGCTTCCCTTCAACTAGCAAATTACATCTAA
- the LOC100775471 gene encoding protein tas — protein sequence MSGVPLFNLAPNLTVSRLCLGTMTFGEQNTLAESFQLLDQAFHAGINFFDSAEMYPVPQRPRTCGRSEEYLGRWISQRKIPRDSLVIASKVAGPSGQMTWIRGGPKCLDADNITEAIDNSLSRMQMDYIDLYQIHWPDRYVPMFGETEYDPVQQYASISIDEQLEALSAAVKAGKIRFVGLSNETPYGLMKFIQVAEKYASHLKIVSLQNSYSLLCRTFDSAMAECCHHERISLLAYSPLAMGILSGKYFSPGGGPTDARLNLFKGKYSEGESRYNLSNKIIKAATVKYLNIAKTHGLHPVSLAIAFVLRHPLVASAVFGATKSWQLREVLNACKIELTFEVIEEINKIHSRFPNPCP from the exons ATGTCAGGTGTTCCTCTCTTCAATCTCGCTCCTAATCTCACTGTCTCGAGGCTCTGCTTAG GAACCATGACTTTCGGGGAGCAGAACACGCTGGCGGAGTCGTTTCAGCTTCTGGACCAAGCCTTCCATGCCGGCATCAACTTCTTCGACTCCGCCGAAATGTATCCTGTGCCTCAGCGCCCTCGCACGTGCGGCAGGAGCGAAGAGTATCTCGGCCGTTGGATTTCACAACGAAAAATCCCCAGGGATAGCCTCGTAATTGCATCTAAG GTTGCTGGACCTTCTGGGCAGATGACTTGGATTAGAGGTGGTCCTAAATGTTTGGATGCCGATAATATTACTGAAGCCATTGATAATAG TTTGTCGCGGATGCAAATGGATTATATTGATCTTTATCAAATTCATTGGCCTGATCG TTATGTTCCAATGTTTGGAGAAACTGAGTATGACCCGGTCCAACAATATGCTTCAATTAGTATAGATGAACAACTTGAAGCTCTCAGTGCAGCTGTGAAAGCTGGGAAG ATCAGATTTGTTGGTCTTAGTAATGAAACACCTTATGGCTTGATGAAGTTTATTCAGGTTGCTGAAAAATATGCTTCACACCTGAAGATAGTATCATTGCAG AATTCATATAGCCTGCTGTGTAGAACTTTTGATTCTGCAATGGCCGAATGCTGCCATCATGAGag AATTAGTTTGTTGGCCTACAGTCCCCTAGCAATGGGTATACTTTCAGGGAAATATTTTTCCCCAGGCGGTGGTCCAACAGATGCTCGTTTAAATCTTTTTAAAG GGAAGTATTCAGAAGGAGAATCTAGGTACAACTTgtccaataaaattataaaggcAGCTACCGTG AAATACCTTAATATTGCAAAAACACATGGTCTTCATCCTGTATCTCTGGCTATAG CTTTTGTTTTGCGACACCCCCTTGTTGCTAGTGCTGTTTTTGGGGCCACCAAATCATGGCAGCTTCGGGAGGTTCTAAATGCATGCAAGATTGAGCTCACATTTGAAGTAATTGAAGAAATTAACAAGATTCATTCAAGGTTTCCAAATCCATGTCCCTGA